TACTTACCCCTTTGTTCTCAAGGCTTGCGCCGAGCTTCACATGTTCAGTCGAGGCTCTTCGGTCCATGCTGCTTTGTATGCAAATGGTTTTGATTCAAATGTGTTTGTTTGCAATGCGGTTGTTGCTATGTATGGCCGCTGTGGCGCTTTGAATGATGCGCGTAAAATGTTCGATGAATTGCTTGAGAGAGGAATAGGGGATGTCGTGTCctggaattcaattgtgtcaGCTTATGTTCAGAGTGGAGATTCGAAGAATGCACTCTCAATGTTTGATCGGATGATGGGCGATTTTAGTGTCCGCCCAGATGCTTTTAGCTTAGTTAATGTTCTTCCTGCTTGTGCTTCGGCTGGGGCACCAATGTGGGGTAAGCAGATTCACAGTTATGCTATTAGGAGGGGATTATTTGAAGATGTGTTTGTGGGTAATGCCGTTGTTGATATGTATGCTAAGTGTGAGATGATGGATGAGGCAAACAAGGTATTTGAGAGGATGGAAGAAAAGGATGTGGTTTCTTGGAATGCCATGGTTACTGGGTATTCTCAGATTGGTAGACTTGACGATGCTATTGGTTTTTTTGAGAAGATGAGGGAGGAGAAGATTGAGTTGAATGTTGTCACTTGGAGTGCTGTGATTGCAGGATATGCTCAGAGGGGACATGGTTATGGGGCGCTGGATGTGTTTCGGCAAATGCAGGCATGTGGTTCTGAGCCAAATGCTGTTACCCTCATATCTCTTCTTTCAGGGTGTGCCTCTGCTGGAGCACTGATTCATGGAAAGGAAACTCATTGTTATGCAATAAAATGGATCCTGAACCTAGACAGAAATGACCCTGGAAATGATATAATGGTAATTAACGGCCTGATTGACATGTATACTAAATGCAAGAGTCCCAAAGTTGCACGAATGATGTTTGATTCTGTTGcaccaaagaaaagaaatgtggTGACTTGGACTGTGATGATTGGTGGATATGCCCAACATGGGGAAGCTAATGAGGCACTAGAACTCTTCTACCAGATGCTCAGACAGGATTTCCCCCTAAAGCCAAACGCTTTTACTATATCTTGTGCCCTGATGGCTTGTGCTCGTCTGGGTGCCCTGAGGTTTGGTAAGCAAATTCATGCTTTTGTACTACGCAATCAGTATGATTTTGTGAAGGTGTTTGTGGCCAATTGCCTGGTTGATATGTATTCCAAATCTGGAGACATTGATGCTGCTAGAGTTGTGTTTGACTACATGCAACAAAGGAATGCTGTTTCTTGGACTTCACTAATGACAGGTTATGGAATGCATGGTCGCGGTGAAGAAGCCCTGCAAGTTTTTGATG
Above is a genomic segment from Prunus dulcis chromosome 7, ALMONDv2, whole genome shotgun sequence containing:
- the LOC117635589 gene encoding pentatricopeptide repeat-containing protein At5g16860, translating into MLCVLLCLRPVSKHLTNITTSALFSTKPTTTSILLRQCKSLLQAKLNHQQILVQGLTHTVTDLIAAYVACNAPSQALALLQRLVPCPSIVFWWNVLIRSAVRSGLLYDVLCLHGRMQMLGWRPDHYTYPFVLKACAELHMFSRGSSVHAALYANGFDSNVFVCNAVVAMYGRCGALNDARKMFDELLERGIGDVVSWNSIVSAYVQSGDSKNALSMFDRMMGDFSVRPDAFSLVNVLPACASAGAPMWGKQIHSYAIRRGLFEDVFVGNAVVDMYAKCEMMDEANKVFERMEEKDVVSWNAMVTGYSQIGRLDDAIGFFEKMREEKIELNVVTWSAVIAGYAQRGHGYGALDVFRQMQACGSEPNAVTLISLLSGCASAGALIHGKETHCYAIKWILNLDRNDPGNDIMVINGLIDMYTKCKSPKVARMMFDSVAPKKRNVVTWTVMIGGYAQHGEANEALELFYQMLRQDFPLKPNAFTISCALMACARLGALRFGKQIHAFVLRNQYDFVKVFVANCLVDMYSKSGDIDAARVVFDYMQQRNAVSWTSLMTGYGMHGRGEEALQVFDEMRSVGLVPDGVTFVVVLYACSHSGMVDEGMRYFNSMSTDFGVVPGAEHYACMVDILGRAGRLDAALALIKGMPMQPTPITWVALLSACRTHGNVELGEYVAHQLSETERENDSSYTLLSNIYANARRWKDVARIRLLMKHTGIKKKPGCSWVQGKKGNATFFVGDRTHPQSQEIYETLADLIKRIKEIGYVPETSYALHDVDDEEKGDLLFEHSEKLALAYAILTTPPGTPIRITKNLRVCGDCHSAITYISKIVEHEIILRDSSRFHHFKNGSCSCRGYW